In the genome of Hevea brasiliensis isolate MT/VB/25A 57/8 chromosome 14, ASM3005281v1, whole genome shotgun sequence, the window CTCAATGCATTTATGTTGTATAGTTATTCAAATCCCAAAAGCAAAAGTGAAGATCAATTTTCTTTTCACTGAAATTCATCCGTAACAATCCATGTTACTGCCAAATATGTGATCAGGAAATTTCATCTTCTTGGGAACAAATGGAACTATGGAAGAATCATCTTCCCTGAACCATAATTCCTTATATAGCTGCTTCCTTTCGGGTATTGAAAACTGTGGTTTCTTAGCTCTTTTATTGAAATGCAACAAGTGAGTTTCAATGGGCTGCCCTATCTTTTATGCTCATATCATATGCTGATTTCACTATTTCATCGCATATAACTGGTGGAAAGTGCGCTCAGGACTTCTGCAGATTTGGGTTGGATTCACTGAAGATGATAACAAAAGGAAATGCTTCCACTCACTTAATATCATCAAAGGGACGTTTGTAGGGTTGACTTAATTGAGAATCAGTTATAGCCATTTTGAAATCAAGCAAGGAGTTTTTCCAATGATCCTGGCTGAACTGATTGCAAGATTCTAATCTCAAAAGATAGTAATGTATCCTTGTCTATGCTGTTACGAAAGAGCAAACTTGCTCTTCTTTCTTAACGGCTCAACAATCTaataacaattaattttaatatataacaattaaaattatttttctgatttcaatttatatttcaattttaattgctttcaaattatttaattattattgaaataatttttaaatttattgtttaataATAATGTTGTGACAATTTTCCCTATTGCATTTCTTTATTTTGtgtcttattttttaaaatttttttattttattactaaaaCAAATACttccttttaaattttacaagatATATCTTGAATTTTCTGACAtcctaaaaatttttttgaattagtTAGAATTTTCTGAATCAAAATAAACGCTTGAAtctcttttaaatttttatatggtcttttattttattaattgaatttttaaatttctatttatttattttaaaattcaaaccatttatatgttcttaaataaatgattttttttataatttttactttattattttattttaattatttttgaattatttaattttcatttattgccattatttttcttaaatagttttaagattattttattttattataaaataaattttactttatacACAAACATTAAATATCATACTTTCATTTCATTGTAaggaaaaatataataataacaaattattaatatatttgaacaatatttccttttcttttttttttataaacactactttaaaataataagattttaattaaaattattattctttttgttataataataataattattattattattattattatgttaaaaatattaaaaaataatatttacaaacttTTTATAATATCTTTTAGAGATGTTAGTATAATAAATGTGtaattgtaaataataaataattaaatttactttatttttaaattttaatgtaatctataatatatttaatttattttgccatactgaataaatattttaaaacaatATGCATTATTGTTATGTACTAATCTGTTAACTCAGACGCAGAGGACCTTCTCAAAGCTTCTCCTTTTTCCTTCTTGTGGACTTCCATTGCAAAATCTttctttcaatcttcaattcgtAGTTTCTTCTCTCACTACTCACTCTTCGCAATGGATATTGTGACTGCTCTTGGCGGCTCTATCCTCTGTGTTTGCTTTCAGGGGCTGCTTGACAGTTTGAACTCCATTGACTTTATGAAATACTTAGGCCATGGGCAAGTCTTCACTCAACTCAAGAAGTGGGAGAAGATGCTCAAGAGAATTCATGCGGTGCTTGAAGATGCAGAGGAAAAGCAGGTGGCCAATCGATTGGTCGAGATCTGGTTAAGCGATCTCAGAGACTTGGCTTACGACCTGGAGGATATCATTGATGAACTTGCAACGGAGGTTCAGCAACGCAAGTTGGAAGTCAAACCTGTTCGTCCAAATAATAAGGTGCAAAAGTTTTTCTCTATTATGTGTGGTGCGGTGAATGTAAATCTAAATACTATTAAGTTTAATGCTGAGATGGTTTCCAAGATAGAGGAAACTAGTGCTAGATTGGATGAGATCATAAAGCAAAAAGATGAACTTTGTTTAGCAGAGTATGCTAGAAGGAGGGTCAGCCATGTGACAGAAAGACCAGCCACAACCTCTTTGGTTAATGAAGCAAAGGTCTATGGTAGGGAGGAAGATAAGAAGGCGATGCTGAACTTGTTGAATGCTGAGACAAGTGATGCGGAGGTATCTGTGATTCCTATAGTTGGAATGGGAGGCCTTGGCAAGACAACTCTCGCTCAGCTGGTTTACAATGATCCCACATTGGGGTTTGATTTGAAAGCCTGGGTTTCTGTTGGTGAGGATTTTGATGTTGTCAGGATCACCAAAATAGTTCTTCTTCAATTGGGAGATGGTGGTGATGTTAAAGATTTAAATTCGCTTCAGGTAAAATTGAAGGAAAAGTTGTCTGGGAAGAAGTTTTTAGTTGTCTTGGATGATGTCTGGACCGAGAACTATGAGCAATGGACTCTGTTTCGGAGTTCTTTTGAAGGAGGGATACCTCAAAGCAGAATTATTATCACAACTCGCAGTCAGGAGGTTTCATTGATGATGGGTACTACTCCAGCTTATCCTCTCAAGGAGCTATCATATGATGATTGCTTGTATGTGTTTGCCCAACATGCTTTGGAAGCAACAAGTTTTGACGAGCACTTGGAGCTGAAAGAAATAGGTGAGAAGATTGTCAAAAGATGTCGAGGATTACCTTTGGCAGCAAAAGCTCTTGGAGGCATCTTAAGGGGTAAACGCAATCCTAATTTGTGGAAGGAAGTGTTGAGCAGTGAGATATGGGAATTACCAGACAACAAAAGCAATATTCTTCCAGCCTTAAGGTTGAGCTATCTTCATCTTCCATCTCATTTGAAGCAGTGTTTCGCTTATTGCGCAATTTTACCAAAGGATCGCGAGTTTGATAGGAATGAGTTGATTTTGTTATGGATGGCCGAGGGTTTCTTGTATGATCagaagaaaatgaagaagagCGAAGGTTTAGGTCATAAATATTTTGATGAATTATTATCAAGATCGTTTTTTCAACAATCTAATgataataaatcaaaatatataatGCATGACCTAAttattgatttagcatgctttgTTAGTAGAGAAACATGTTTGCTTATGGTTGATAAATTGGAAAGTGCAAAATCATATGGAAAGATACGACATTCATCATATATTCCTCATCTCAGAGATACTTTCCTCAGATTTCAAAGCTTCTATGAAATGAAGAATTTGCGGACATTTTTATCATTGCCGAAATACACTTCTTGTTACTGCGAATTATCTAGTAAGGTGGTGCATGACTTGGTGccaaaattaaaatgcttaaggTCTCTATCTTTAGCTGGTTATGTGATTGAAGAGTTGCCGGAGTCTATTGGTGCCTTGAAGCACTTGCGCTACTTTGACTTGTCTTATACTATAATAAAAAAGTTGCCTGAATCAGTGGATAAACTCTTTAACTTACAGACATTGAAGTTGTGTGGTTGTGGTAGTCTTATTGAGTTACCTAGAGGCATTTGCAATTTACTCAACTTGCGGCATCTTGACATTCTCAGCACACAGAATTTGCAAGAGATGCCACCGCATATCGGTAATTTGACTAGTCTCTGCCTGTTGACCAAGTTTATCGTGGGGGAAAGCAATGGACGGATCACAGAGTTACAAAAGCTTTCTGATCTACAAGGGCAgcttcatattataagtttagaGAAGGTTGTAGATATTCAAGATGCGGGTTTCGCAAATTTGAAGGACAAGCCTGGTATCACTGAATTATACTTACAATGGTCTCGTGAATTTTCTTCTGTTTTGAGAAACTCAAGTGATGAAGAACAAGTTCTCAATTCACTACGGCCACATCAAAGTCTTTCAGGCCTTTCAATTATATCATTTGGTGGAAGGAAATTCCCACCGTGGCTAGGAGATCCTTCATTCACTAGCATAGTAGAGGTGAATCTGAGCCATTGTTCTCAAA includes:
- the LOC110670605 gene encoding putative disease resistance protein At3g14460, with product MDIVTALGGSILCVCFQGLLDSLNSIDFMKYLGHGQVFTQLKKWEKMLKRIHAVLEDAEEKQVANRLVEIWLSDLRDLAYDLEDIIDELATEVQQRKLEVKPVRPNNKVQKFFSIMCGAVNVNLNTIKFNAEMVSKIEETSARLDEIIKQKDELCLAEYARRRVSHVTERPATTSLVNEAKVYGREEDKKAMLNLLNAETSDAEVSVIPIVGMGGLGKTTLAQLVYNDPTLGFDLKAWVSVGEDFDVVRITKIVLLQLGDGGDVKDLNSLQVKLKEKLSGKKFLVVLDDVWTENYEQWTLFRSSFEGGIPQSRIIITTRSQEVSLMMGTTPAYPLKELSYDDCLYVFAQHALEATSFDEHLELKEIGEKIVKRCRGLPLAAKALGGILRGKRNPNLWKEVLSSEIWELPDNKSNILPALRLSYLHLPSHLKQCFAYCAILPKDREFDRNELILLWMAEGFLYDQKKMKKSEGLGHKYFDELLSRSFFQQSNDNKSKYIMHDLIIDLACFVSRETCLLMVDKLESAKSYGKIRHSSYIPHLRDTFLRFQSFYEMKNLRTFLSLPKYTSCYCELSSKVVHDLVPKLKCLRSLSLAGYVIEELPESIGALKHLRYFDLSYTIIKKLPESVDKLFNLQTLKLCGCGSLIELPRGICNLLNLRHLDILSTQNLQEMPPHIGNLTSLCLLTKFIVGESNGRITELQKLSDLQGQLHIISLEKVVDIQDAGFANLKDKPGITELYLQWSREFSSVLRNSSDEEQVLNSLRPHQSLSGLSIISFGGRKFPPWLGDPSFTSIVEVNLSHCSQITSLPPLGRLQSLKKLSIESLDGVKELGVEFYEDDSCFSCLETLKISSMGQWELWSWSNGLGEDSIAKFPKLRELRIRRCPMLVGKLPTFLPSLEELDIDGCPLLVDLPKVLPSLLTISIRQCQEVVLRCLSNTTSITTLKIVGVSGLVRLDEAHIKTLGSLEVLEIWNCDKLRCLWADGINSNYLTNLKRLEIFQCNELVSLVDGEEGLLPCNLESLVVEYCSNMKELRSGLSNLKSLKDLTIRSCGSLVSFPARGLPCSLIRVSIKDCDSLECLPEGIVHRRNYRNETSHLEKLHISKCKSLRSSPDGEFPDSLRTLQIHNWTAQSLNTLSYGLSRLTELHIWNCPQLDSFPRTEMLIPTLISLSIRWCERLRSLSSRMQSLHRLQHLKIFGCHQLELFPEIGLPNTKLVSFKIGYCENLRSLPNQMQNLTSLRYLQIKDCRGVEFLKGCLPPNLSDLSINRCENLKQPMLEWELHRLTSLTKLVIGNIKSTEDIISFPDDDGLLLPTSLTVLKISLKNLKSISMGIKNLTSLEKLEISSCPKLQSFPAEGFPATLELLDISGCPLLRDRCLKYTGGDYWPIISHIPSVWIPD